One genomic region from Spirosoma sp. KCTC 42546 encodes:
- a CDS encoding sensor histidine kinase has product MRLRTVLIRRPSFFSKYEWWYHLLMMPILFPLGNYYFIGPSYFTDPIKFGVGTVVVFGLYWLSIVTLTLTVWWAIRRYPDASQTLLRTVVMLTAVGSLTVGLAIFDVWVYSLLPATGVQFSWAAVRPIWVLGLIFDVFLCMALGLFYAYARWKQDMTESEQLERASLQNQYDALKGQLNPHFLFNALNSLSILIGEEPKLAEQFVDKLAIVYRYMLQPDRRGDAVLGKSSGDVTTLQAELDFICSYTDLLTMRYGKSLDITLPAIAGSSLATYVLPTLSLLTLVDNAIKYNSMSGAKPLVLSIEIMPDGWVVVTNSRQPKAIRLETDGAGLGSLTAKYRLLSEKSIMVDTTDAYFRVTLPLLPPNAL; this is encoded by the coding sequence TTGCGTTTACGTACCGTGCTTATCCGTCGACCTAGTTTTTTTTCCAAGTACGAATGGTGGTATCATCTGCTGATGATGCCCATCCTGTTTCCACTTGGCAATTATTACTTCATTGGCCCATCCTACTTTACCGACCCCATAAAGTTTGGCGTCGGAACTGTGGTGGTATTTGGGTTATATTGGTTGTCGATTGTTACACTGACGCTAACGGTTTGGTGGGCCATTCGGCGTTATCCCGATGCGAGCCAGACCCTGCTCCGTACAGTGGTTATGCTAACCGCCGTAGGTAGTTTAACGGTTGGCTTAGCCATCTTCGATGTTTGGGTGTATAGTCTACTACCCGCAACCGGTGTTCAATTCAGTTGGGCCGCCGTCCGCCCGATCTGGGTATTAGGGCTTATTTTCGATGTTTTTCTGTGCATGGCCCTGGGCTTGTTTTATGCGTATGCCCGTTGGAAACAGGACATGACGGAAAGTGAACAGTTAGAGCGCGCATCCCTGCAAAATCAGTACGATGCGTTAAAAGGTCAGTTAAATCCCCACTTCTTGTTCAATGCGCTCAATTCACTCTCAATACTTATCGGAGAGGAGCCAAAGCTGGCCGAGCAGTTTGTTGATAAACTGGCCATTGTTTACCGGTATATGCTACAGCCTGATCGGCGGGGCGATGCTGTATTGGGTAAGAGTTCGGGAGACGTAACGACGCTACAGGCAGAACTTGACTTTATATGCTCGTACACCGACTTATTGACGATGCGTTATGGTAAAAGCCTTGACATTACGTTGCCTGCCATAGCTGGTAGTTCGTTGGCAACCTATGTATTGCCAACGCTCAGTTTACTCACCTTGGTCGACAACGCCATTAAATACAATAGCATGTCTGGAGCGAAACCGTTGGTTCTTTCGATTGAGATTATGCCTGATGGCTGGGTCGTTGTAACGAATAGCCGGCAGCCGAAAGCAATTCGTCTGGAAACGGATGGGGCAGGGCTGGGTAGCCTGACCGCTAAATACCGATTACTGAGTGAAAAATCCATTATGGTCGATACCACGGATGCCTACTTCCGGGTAACACTGCCATTGCTCCCGCCCAATGCGCTATGA
- a CDS encoding porin family protein, with product MKPGNHSILIVSLIGLLLLLVTQSMAQSAGKKIHVGLKAGANFSQLDNLSFSTPRLMENGLPVLSGGHVVYDFFEQNQSRSTGIVGGVFVRFGNRFFIQPELLLSSKGGQFDIIRQGLETQSVRVRVTTFDLPLLIGVKLGPLRINVGPVVSLPLSETNSLSDSFQRYAAQSLSQTAKQAVYGYQAGIGVNLGGIQLDLRQEGSLNTIFPVTLKDPANDSRFSSKTNVWQLTAGFSF from the coding sequence ATGAAACCAGGAAACCATTCAATTCTGATAGTCAGCCTGATTGGGCTATTGCTACTTCTTGTTACGCAGAGCATGGCTCAATCGGCGGGAAAAAAAATACATGTTGGACTAAAAGCCGGAGCTAACTTCTCACAGCTTGACAACCTGAGTTTCTCGACACCCAGGCTGATGGAAAATGGGCTACCCGTATTATCGGGAGGCCATGTTGTGTACGATTTCTTCGAGCAGAATCAGTCGCGCTCAACAGGAATCGTGGGTGGTGTATTCGTTCGGTTCGGAAATCGTTTTTTCATTCAGCCAGAACTGCTCCTATCTTCTAAAGGAGGGCAATTCGATATTATCCGGCAAGGGCTGGAAACACAATCTGTTCGTGTTCGGGTAACAACGTTCGATCTTCCTCTGCTGATAGGCGTCAAACTTGGGCCGTTACGAATTAATGTCGGACCCGTGGTTTCACTACCTCTTTCGGAAACAAACAGCCTGTCTGACTCCTTCCAGCGCTATGCCGCCCAGTCACTAAGTCAAACAGCGAAACAGGCTGTATACGGTTATCAGGCTGGCATTGGTGTTAACCTGGGAGGTATTCAGCTTGACCTGCGACAGGAGGGCAGCCTGAATACGATTTTCCCCGTTACCTTGAAAGACCCAGCCAACGATAGTCGGTTTTCGTCAAAAACAAACGTGTGGCAGCTCACAGCAGGCTTCAGCTTTTAA